From a single Nicotiana tomentosiformis chromosome 2, ASM39032v3, whole genome shotgun sequence genomic region:
- the LOC104092263 gene encoding DNA replication licensing factor MCM3 homolog 2 isoform X2, which yields MDLSDEVRASHKRTFLKFFEQTELDTELKKDFDSMINNNRRRVILDLSDFYNDREGSDLARRILQNPSEYMQPLVDSLTDMIRTHNPKYLKEGEQVLVGFTGPFVSRRVTPRELLSRFIGSMVCVEGIVTKCSLVRPKVVKSVHFCPTTEKFMAREYRDITSNVGLPTGSVYPTRDDNGNLLVTEYGLCTYKDHQTLSMQEVPENSAPGQLPRTVDIVVEDDLVDSCKPGDRVAVVGVYKALPSKSQGSMNGVFRTILIANNVSLLNKSANAPNYTEKVLKDIKNICGRDDTFDLLANSLAPSIYGHLWIKKAVVLLMLGGIEKNLKNGTHLRGDINMMMVGDPSVAKSQLLRAIMNIAPLAISTTGRGSSGVGLTAAVTSDQETGERRLEAGAMVLADRGVVCIDEFDKMNDQDRVAIHEVMEQQTVTIAKAGIHASLNARCSVVAAANPIYGSYDRSLTPTKNIGLPDSLLSRFDLLFIVLDQMDPGVDRQISEHVLRMHQYRTIDGGSSTSDDNSRYEEQNDKDEMPLYVKHNRTLHGNSSRRKKDVLTIQFLKTYIHYAKNRIHPELTDEASDHIATAYAELRSASTNAKTGGGTLPITARTLETIIRLSTAHAKLKLRRQVLKSDVDAALQVLHFAIYHQELTEMEEREQEREKELEKKRRADHDAGNNGSARKRRAEHDAGTESADHEADGVGEAMETDDPSAAEISVSPERLQAFSAVLGRHRSSQHVEQISVADVESVVNNGAPVPYSKAEIEKLLQMMQEKGQLWIHSDTNVVYFM from the exons ATGGATCTAAGTGATGAAGTCAGGGCATCGCACAAAAGAACTTTCCTCAAATTCTTTGAACAAACT GAGCTGGACACGGAGCTGAAGAAGGATTTTGACTCAATGATCAACAATAACAGGCGTCGTGTCATTTTGGACCTCTCTGATTTCTACAATGACAGAGAAGGCTCTGATTTGGCTCGCAG GATTCTTCAGAATCCAAGTGAATATATGCAGCCATTGGTTGATTCTTTAACGGATATGATCCGGACCCATAATCCCAAGTACCTTAAAGAAGGAGAGCAAGTGTTGGTTGGGTTTACTGGTCCATTTGTTTCGAGGAGAGTAACCCCAAGAGAGCTTTTGTCCCGTTTCATTGGTTCCATGGTCTGCGTTGAAGGAATTGTTACCAAGT GTTCTCTTGTGAGGCCAAAGGTAGTAAAGAGTGTCCACTTTTGCCCGACAACTGAGAAATTCATGGCCCGTGAATACAGAGATATCACGTCAAATGTTGGTCTGCCAACTGGTTCTGTGTACCCGACACGG GATGATAATGGAAATTTGCTAGTTACAGAATATGGGCTATGCACATATAAAGATCACCAAACTTTATCAATGCAAGAGGTTCCTGAAAATTCTGCTCCTGGTCAACTTCCTCGAACAGTTGATATAGTTGTGGAGGATGATCTTGTTGATTCATGCAAGCCTGGAGACCGTGTAGCAGTTGTTGGGGTATACAAAGCTCTTCCTAGTAAAAGCCAAGGAAGCATGAATGGGGTATTCAG AACAATCCTCATAGCTAACAATGTGTCTCTCCTTAACAAGTCAGCAAATGCGCCAAACTACACAGAGAAAGTCCTGAAAGACATCAAGAATATATGTGGTAGGGATGATACTTTTGACCTACTTGCTAATTCACTGGCTCCTTCAATCTATGGGCATTTGTGGATAAAGAAAGCAGTAGTTCTGCTCATGCTCGGTGGGATTGAAAAGAACTTGAAAAATGGAACTCATTTAAGAGG TGATATAAACATGATGATGGTTGGTGATCCATCTGTTGCCAAGTCTCAGCTGCTGAGAGCAATTATGAATATTGCTCCATTAGCAATATCAACTACTGGTCGTGGTTCTTCTGGAGTTGGTTTGACAGCCGCAGTTACTTCTGATCAAGAAACAg GAGAAAGAAGGCTAGAAGCTGGTGCCATGGTACTTGCTGACAGAGGTGTTGTTTGCATTGATGAGTTCGATAAAATGAATGATCAAGATCGAGTTGCTATACATGAAGTTATGGAACAGCAGACTGTAACAATTGCTAAAGCAGGAATCCATGCATCATTGAATGCTCGATGCAGTGTAGTTGCAGCTGCAAATCCCATATATGGTTCT TATGACCGATCATTAACTCCAACGAAGAACATCGGACTTCCAGACTCTCTGCTCTCTCGTTTTGATTTGTTGTTTATTGTTCTGGATCAAATGGATCCTGGGGTTGATCGTCAAATTTCTGAGCATGTTTTGCGCATGCATCAGTATCGTACAATAGATGGAGGTAG CTCGACATCAGATGACAATTCAAGATATGAAGAGCAAAATGACAAGGACGAAATGCCTCTCTATGTTAAGCATAATCGGACGTTACATGGTAATTCAAGTCGGCGTAAAAAGGATGTGCTGACCATCCAGTTTCTTAAGACATACATTCATTATGCAAAAAACAGGATCCACCCTGAACTGACTGATGAG GCATCTGATCACATAGCTACTGCTTACGCAGAGCTTAGGAGTGCCAGTACAAATGCGAAG ACTGGGGGAGGAACACTTCCAATTACTGCCAGAACTTTGGAAACAATTATTCGGCTCTCAACTGCCCATGCCAAGCTGAAGTTGAGAAGACAG GTTTTGAAGTCTGATGTTGACGCTGCTCTTCAAGTTCTACATTTTGCCATATATCATCAAGAACTGACTGAGATGGAGGAACGTGAGCAAGAAAGAGAAAAGGAATTGGAGAAAAAGCGCAGAGCTGACCATGATGCTGGTAATAATGGTTCAGCTCGTAAACGCAGAGCTGAGCATGATGCTGGTACTGAATCAGCTGATCATGAAGCCGACGGAGTTGG TGAAGCAATGGAAACTGATGATCCTTCGGCAGCTGAAATCAGCGTATCTCCTGAGAG ATTGCAAGCATTCAGTGCAGTGCTTGGTAGGCACAGGAGCTCACAACATGTTGAACAAATTTCAGTTGCTGATGTAGAGAGTGTTGTCAACAATGGGGCTCCTGTACCTTACTCAAAGGCGGAGATAGAGAAACTATTACAG ATGATGCAAGAGAAAGGCCAATTGTGGATACATAGTGACACCAATGTTGTTTACTTCATGTAA
- the LOC104092263 gene encoding DNA replication licensing factor MCM3 homolog 2 isoform X1, whose product MDLSDEVRASHKRTFLKFFEQTELDTELKKDFDSMINNNRRRVILDLSDFYNDREGSDLARRILQNPSEYMQPLVDSLTDMIRTHNPKYLKEGEQVLVGFTGPFVSRRVTPRELLSRFIGSMVCVEGIVTKCSLVRPKVVKSVHFCPTTEKFMAREYRDITSNVGLPTGSVYPTRDDNGNLLVTEYGLCTYKDHQTLSMQEVPENSAPGQLPRTVDIVVEDDLVDSCKPGDRVAVVGVYKALPSKSQGSMNGVFRTILIANNVSLLNKSANAPNYTEKVLKDIKNICGRDDTFDLLANSLAPSIYGHLWIKKAVVLLMLGGIEKNLKNGTHLRGDINMMMVGDPSVAKSQLLRAIMNIAPLAISTTGRGSSGVGLTAAVTSDQETGERRLEAGAMVLADRGVVCIDEFDKMNDQDRVAIHEVMEQQTVTIAKAGIHASLNARCSVVAAANPIYGSYDRSLTPTKNIGLPDSLLSRFDLLFIVLDQMDPGVDRQISEHVLRMHQYRTIDGGSSTSDDNSRYEEQNDKDEMPLYVKHNRTLHGNSSRRKKDVLTIQFLKTYIHYAKNRIHPELTDEASDHIATAYAELRSASTNAKTGGGTLPITARTLETIIRLSTAHAKLKLRRQVLKSDVDAALQVLHFAIYHQELTEMEEREQEREKELEKKRRADHDAGNNGSARKRRAEHDAGTESADHEADGVGGSEAMETDDPSAAEISVSPERLQAFSAVLGRHRSSQHVEQISVADVESVVNNGAPVPYSKAEIEKLLQMMQEKGQLWIHSDTNVVYFM is encoded by the exons ATGGATCTAAGTGATGAAGTCAGGGCATCGCACAAAAGAACTTTCCTCAAATTCTTTGAACAAACT GAGCTGGACACGGAGCTGAAGAAGGATTTTGACTCAATGATCAACAATAACAGGCGTCGTGTCATTTTGGACCTCTCTGATTTCTACAATGACAGAGAAGGCTCTGATTTGGCTCGCAG GATTCTTCAGAATCCAAGTGAATATATGCAGCCATTGGTTGATTCTTTAACGGATATGATCCGGACCCATAATCCCAAGTACCTTAAAGAAGGAGAGCAAGTGTTGGTTGGGTTTACTGGTCCATTTGTTTCGAGGAGAGTAACCCCAAGAGAGCTTTTGTCCCGTTTCATTGGTTCCATGGTCTGCGTTGAAGGAATTGTTACCAAGT GTTCTCTTGTGAGGCCAAAGGTAGTAAAGAGTGTCCACTTTTGCCCGACAACTGAGAAATTCATGGCCCGTGAATACAGAGATATCACGTCAAATGTTGGTCTGCCAACTGGTTCTGTGTACCCGACACGG GATGATAATGGAAATTTGCTAGTTACAGAATATGGGCTATGCACATATAAAGATCACCAAACTTTATCAATGCAAGAGGTTCCTGAAAATTCTGCTCCTGGTCAACTTCCTCGAACAGTTGATATAGTTGTGGAGGATGATCTTGTTGATTCATGCAAGCCTGGAGACCGTGTAGCAGTTGTTGGGGTATACAAAGCTCTTCCTAGTAAAAGCCAAGGAAGCATGAATGGGGTATTCAG AACAATCCTCATAGCTAACAATGTGTCTCTCCTTAACAAGTCAGCAAATGCGCCAAACTACACAGAGAAAGTCCTGAAAGACATCAAGAATATATGTGGTAGGGATGATACTTTTGACCTACTTGCTAATTCACTGGCTCCTTCAATCTATGGGCATTTGTGGATAAAGAAAGCAGTAGTTCTGCTCATGCTCGGTGGGATTGAAAAGAACTTGAAAAATGGAACTCATTTAAGAGG TGATATAAACATGATGATGGTTGGTGATCCATCTGTTGCCAAGTCTCAGCTGCTGAGAGCAATTATGAATATTGCTCCATTAGCAATATCAACTACTGGTCGTGGTTCTTCTGGAGTTGGTTTGACAGCCGCAGTTACTTCTGATCAAGAAACAg GAGAAAGAAGGCTAGAAGCTGGTGCCATGGTACTTGCTGACAGAGGTGTTGTTTGCATTGATGAGTTCGATAAAATGAATGATCAAGATCGAGTTGCTATACATGAAGTTATGGAACAGCAGACTGTAACAATTGCTAAAGCAGGAATCCATGCATCATTGAATGCTCGATGCAGTGTAGTTGCAGCTGCAAATCCCATATATGGTTCT TATGACCGATCATTAACTCCAACGAAGAACATCGGACTTCCAGACTCTCTGCTCTCTCGTTTTGATTTGTTGTTTATTGTTCTGGATCAAATGGATCCTGGGGTTGATCGTCAAATTTCTGAGCATGTTTTGCGCATGCATCAGTATCGTACAATAGATGGAGGTAG CTCGACATCAGATGACAATTCAAGATATGAAGAGCAAAATGACAAGGACGAAATGCCTCTCTATGTTAAGCATAATCGGACGTTACATGGTAATTCAAGTCGGCGTAAAAAGGATGTGCTGACCATCCAGTTTCTTAAGACATACATTCATTATGCAAAAAACAGGATCCACCCTGAACTGACTGATGAG GCATCTGATCACATAGCTACTGCTTACGCAGAGCTTAGGAGTGCCAGTACAAATGCGAAG ACTGGGGGAGGAACACTTCCAATTACTGCCAGAACTTTGGAAACAATTATTCGGCTCTCAACTGCCCATGCCAAGCTGAAGTTGAGAAGACAG GTTTTGAAGTCTGATGTTGACGCTGCTCTTCAAGTTCTACATTTTGCCATATATCATCAAGAACTGACTGAGATGGAGGAACGTGAGCAAGAAAGAGAAAAGGAATTGGAGAAAAAGCGCAGAGCTGACCATGATGCTGGTAATAATGGTTCAGCTCGTAAACGCAGAGCTGAGCATGATGCTGGTACTGAATCAGCTGATCATGAAGCCGACGGAGTTGG GGGCAGTGAAGCAATGGAAACTGATGATCCTTCGGCAGCTGAAATCAGCGTATCTCCTGAGAG ATTGCAAGCATTCAGTGCAGTGCTTGGTAGGCACAGGAGCTCACAACATGTTGAACAAATTTCAGTTGCTGATGTAGAGAGTGTTGTCAACAATGGGGCTCCTGTACCTTACTCAAAGGCGGAGATAGAGAAACTATTACAG ATGATGCAAGAGAAAGGCCAATTGTGGATACATAGTGACACCAATGTTGTTTACTTCATGTAA
- the LOC104092262 gene encoding 3-oxoacyl-[acyl-carrier-protein] synthase I, chloroplastic — protein MQSIQSPSFRPSPLDPLKKTVPQFSNVRSLSHVKRVPFISASATTVSAPKREKDPKKRVVITGMGLVSVFGNDVDTYYDRLLAGESGISLIDRFDASKFPTRFGGQIRGFTSDGYIDGKNDRRLDDCLRYAIVAGKKALENADLGGDRLGKIDKERAGILVGTGMGGLTVFSDGVQNLIEKGHRKITPFFIPYAITNMGSALLGIDLGFMGPNYSISTACATSNYCFYAAANHIRRGEADLMLAGGTEAAIIPIGLGGFVACRALSQRNDDPQTASRPWDKERDGFVMGEGSGVLVMESLEHAMKRGAPIIAEYLGGAVNCDAHHMTDPRADGLGVSSCIQSSLEDAGVSPEEVNYINAHATSTIVGDIAEVNAIKKVFKNTSGIKMNATKSMIGHCLGAAGGMEAIATVKAITTGWVHPSINQFNPEPSVEFDTVPNKKQQHEVNVGISNSFGFGGHNSVVAFSAFKP, from the exons ATGCAATCAATCCAATCTCCATCTTTCCGTCCATCTCCACTCGATCCACTCAAAAAAACCGTCCCCCAATTCTCCAATGTGAGGTCATTGAGTCATGTCAAAAGAGTGCCCTTTATTTCAGCTTCAGCCACCACTGTTTCCGctccaaaaagagaaaaagaccCAAAGAAAAGGGTTGTTATAACTGGGATGGGCCTTGTTTCTGTGTTCGGTAATGACGTCGATACTTACTATGACAGACTTTTGGCTGGTGAAAGTGGGATTTCACTCATTGATCGTTTTGATGCTTCTAAGTTCCCCACAAGATTTGGGGGACAAATTCGTGGGTTTACATCAGACGGATATATTGATGGGAAGAATGATAGGAGACTTGATGATTGTCTTAGGTATGCCATTGTTGCTGGGAAAAAAGCTCTTGAAAATGCAGATCTTGGTGGTGACAGACTTGGAAAG ATTGATAAGGAGCGAGCAGGTATTCTGGTAGGAACAGGAATGGGTGGTCTTACGGTTTTCTCAGATGGCGTCCAAAACCTTATTGAAAAGGGTCACAGGAAAATTACTCCATTTTTTATACCATATGCCATAACAAACATGGGTTCTGCCTTGCTTGGTATTGATCTTGGTTTTATGGGACCAAACTACTCAATCTCGACTGCTTGTGCTACCTCCAATTATTGTTTTTATGCTGCCGCCAATCACATTCGCAGAGGTGAAGCTGATTTGATGCTAGCTGGTGGTACTGAAGCTGCCATAATACCTATTGGATTAGGAGGTTTTGTGGCATGTAGAGCTTTGTCTCAAAGGAATGATGATCCACAAACTGCTTCCAGACCATGGGACAAAGAAAGAGATGGCTTTGTTATGGGCGAGGGGTCTGGAGTCTTG GTGATGGAAAGTTTGGAGCATGCAATGAAACGAGGAGCGCCAATAATTGCAGAGTATTTGGGTGGTGCAGTTAATTGTGATGCTCATCACATGACTGATCCCCGAGCTGATGGTCTTGGTGTTTCGTCATGTATTCAAAGCAGCCTTGAAGATGCTGGAGTGTCACCAGAAGAG gTTAATTACATCAATGCTCATGCAACTTCCACCATTGTTGGTGATATAGCAGAGGTAAATGCTATTAAGAAGGTATTCAAGAACACCTCAGGAATCAAAATGAATGCAACCAAG TCTATGATAGGGCATTGCCTGGGCGCTGCTGGTGGTATGGAAGCTATTGCAACAGTTAAAGCTATTACAACCGGCTGGGTGCATCCTTCAATTAACCAATTT AATCCCGAGCCTTCAGTGGAGTTTGATACTGTTCCAAACAAAAAACAGCAGCATGAAGTGAATGTCG GAATCTCAAATTCCTTTGGTTTTGGTGGTCACAACTCTGTCGTCGCCTTTTCTGCATTCAAGCCTTAA
- the LOC104092261 gene encoding uncharacterized protein ycf23-like → MSISIYTPISPKNQILLKPNQNSLVLPRCISFARRRTSTTRALLSHNKEAVLKEFHEKRALKIIAGLQNLDKENVASVVTAADKGGATHVDIACDPELVKLAISLTNLPVCVSSVDPAAFPAAVEAGALMVELGNYDSFYEKGLVFSPEQILKLTKETKRILPSVTLSVTVPHTLSLPDQVKLAELLEQEGVDIIQTEGGKCSTPSKAGVLGLIEKATPTLAAAYSISRAVNIPVMCSSGLSAVTAPMAITAGAAGVGVGSAINKLNDQVAMIAEVKSIAHSLGLSTKTQNLFKGSSLRL, encoded by the exons ATGAGCATCTCAATCTACACACCAATTTCTCCCAAAAACCAAATACTTTTGAAACCAAATCAGAATTCCCTTGTACTTCCAAGGTGCATTTCATTTGCTAGAAGAAGAACAAGTACCACGAGAGCCCTGCTTTCACATAACAAAGAAGCAGTCTTGAAAGAATTTCATGAGAAAAGAGCCCTTAAG ATTATTGCAGGATTGCAGAATCTAGACAAAGAGAATGTGGCTTCTGTTGTTACTGCTGCAGATAAG GGGGGAGCAACCCATGTAGACATCGCTTGTGACCCTGAGCTGGTCAAGCTTGCCATAAGCTTGACTAACCTTCCG GTTTGTGTTTCTTCTGTGGATCCTGCAGCATTTCCAGCTGCTGTTGAAGCAGGAGCCTTAATG GTCGAGCTCGGAAACTATGACTCGTTCTATGAGAAGGGATTGGTATTCTCTCCTGAGCAG ATTCTGAAACTAACAAAGGAAACAAAGAGGATACTTCCATCAGTGACATTGTCAGTCACTGTGCCTCACACACTAAGCCTTCCCGATCAG GTCAAGCTGGCCGAGCTATTAGAACAAGAAGGTGTTGACATTATCCAAACAGAAGGAGGAAAATGCTCTACTCCATCAAAGGCTGGTGTCCTTGGTTTAATCGAAAAG gcaacaccaacactggcagCTGCTTACTCAATTTCAAGGgcagtcaatatccctgtcatgtGTTCATCTGGATTGAGCGCAGTCACAGCACCAATGGCGATCACAGCTGGAGCTGCTGGCGTG GGCGTTGGCTCGGCCATCAACAAGCTTAACGATCAGGTGGCAATGATCGCGGAAGTCAAATCCATAGCTCATTCATTAGGATTGTCAACAAAGACTCAGAATCTGTTTAAGGGGAGCAGTTTGAGACTGTAA